In the genome of Rhodamnia argentea isolate NSW1041297 chromosome 3, ASM2092103v1, whole genome shotgun sequence, one region contains:
- the LOC115733981 gene encoding disease resistance protein RPV1-like: MAPSSKSRGPYEVFLSFRGMDVRKNFVGHLYNELVRNGIHTFRDSEELWKGDKISMLMQAIKESRIAIIVFSENYAFSWWCLEEVANIMECKEQNDLIVLPVFYKADPKEVRGGRASYARGLAKHESKHPEKMERWKKALWDAGHLIGWTLNDGDDESNVLQKIVKNISTRLSQTPLDGGIGKTTLGKAINNDISGQFDGSSFLAGVRENSEDRKGLVTLQEQFLNDILLPHKKIVVPNVDRGVMLIQDRLRNKRVLIILDDVDHEKQLLALARKAEWFGNGSRILVTTRDGHLLTRWIDEHHVYEVKALDNGEARELLSKHAFPPHHKLKIREDLVDGVLDHAKGLPLALVVLGSFLCGRRQDEWESALDKLSRSPTKDINDVLKISYEGLERNEKEIFLHIARFFKGWDFDHVKKVLDSCDLNARIGLLILTERSLIRTKSGSIQVHDLIQLMGKDIVNQESDDPERRSRLWAYEDVLDVLSCDMGDCNVKVKAIVLNSLVPIEISTGRDAFTKLRGLELLILGNDFRNLKYMNFDFCKSLVRTPDISWTPNLEELHLNFCKNLVEVHVSIGDHGKLQVLDLRNCSELRIFPKVLEAKNLRELQLGKCTKLERFPDVPRKLEGLIELDLEETAIKGLPASIENLVSLEEINLDKCKNLVPRDLDISLMGGEMPEWVVPVEEGFVSFKASKDLYDKFLGLAFSFAVHEREDRMTPANFEIFSYVEGEGRYFRGDPSFHVDVPDYDYTWIQYFVPSDLWGVVDFGQIDGNYVQFSLSVSTTYVKKWGLRIICKPLEDDLKAALQNNQLMDPALLLEVVLKSIDSEVESKVSSIKIDLLKDMEDGRMSSEEHSRIESKRNQEFILPQGKRMKTLSTSNSTDGDEKAFVD, encoded by the exons ATGGCTCCTTCATCGAAATCCAGAGGGCCTTATGAagtcttcttgagttttagaggcaTGGACGTGCGTAAAAACTTCGTCGGCCATCTCTATAACGAGCTAGTCCGGAATGGAATACATACTTTTCGAGATAGCGAGGAACTGTGGAAGGGAGATAAAATATCGATGCTCATGCAGGCCATCAAAGAATCGCGCATCGCGATCATCGTCTTCTCTGAGAATTATGCTTTCTCgtggtggtgcttggaagaggtgGCCAAtattatggagtgcaaggagcagaATGACCTCATCGTTCTACCAGTGTTTTATAAAGCAGACCCAAAAGAAGTGAGAGGGGGGAGAGCGAGTTATGCACGAGGCCTAGCTAAGCATGAGTCTAAGCATCCcgagaaaatggagagatggaagaaagctctttgGGACGCCGGTCACTTGATCGggtggactttgaatgatgg AGATGATGAATCaaatgttttgcaaaaaattgtgAAGAACATCTCAACTcgcctaagccaaacacctttagat ggaggcATTGGAAAGACAACATTGGGGAAAGCCATCAATAATGATATTTCCGGACAATTTGATGGTTCAAGTTTTCTAGCAGGTGTTCGAGAAAATTCAGAAGATCGCAAGGGTTTAGTTACTTTGCAAGAACAATTCTTGAACGATATATTATTACCGCACAAAAAGATAGTGGTGCCCAATGTCGATAGAGGCGTTATGCTAATACAAGATAGACTCCGTAACAAAAGAGTTCTTatcatccttgatgatgtggatcacGAGAAGCAGTTACTTGCTTTAGCAAGAAAAGCCGAATGGTTTGGCAATGGGAGTAGGATCCTCGTTACTACAAGAGATGGCCATTTGTTGACTCGTTGGATAGATGAACATcatgtgtatgaagttaaagCACTGGATAACGGTGAAGCTCGTGAGCTGCTtagtaagcatgcttttcctccgcaccacaaattaaaaataagggAAGATCTAGTGGATGGTGTTTTggatcatgctaaaggccttcctttagcacttgtgGTGTTGGGTTCCTTCTTATGTGGTAGAAGACAAGATGAATGGGAAAGTGCGCTAGACAAGCTTTCTAGAAGTCCTACGAAAGACATCAatgatgtgctcaaaataagttatgaaGGACTAGAGCgaaatgagaaagagatttttctccaCATTGCCCGCTTCTTTAAGGGATGGGATTTTGATCACGTTAAGAAAGTTCTTGATAGTTGTGACCTTAATGCGAGAATAGGATTACTGATTCTCACCGAGAGGTCCTTGATAAGAACTAAGTCCGGAAGCATACAagtgcatgacttgattcaattgatgggtAAAGATATCGTGAACCAAGAATCCGATGATCCCGAGAGACGCAGCAGACTATGGGCGTATGAGGATGTGCTTGATGTTCTGTCATGCGACATG GGAGATTGTAACGTAAAAgtaaaagccatagtgttgAATTCACTTGTGCCAATAGAGATATCTACTGGTCGTGATGCTTTTACAAAGCTGAGAGGGTTGGAATTGCTCATTTTGGGAAAT GATTTCCGAAATTTGAAGTACATGAATTTCGACTTCTGCAAGTCGTTGGTTCGCACGCCTGACATATCATGGactccaaatctcgaggaattgcatctgaatttttgcaaaaaCTTGGTAGAAGTACATGTGTCCATCGGAGATCATGGCAAGTTACAGGTCTTGGATTTACGTAATTGCTCTGAActtagaatttttccaaaagtgctCGAGGCAAAAAATCTACGGGAACTCCAACTtggaaaatgcacaaaattagaAAGGTTCCCTGATGTTCCACGTAAACTGGAAGGCCTAATAGAGCTTGATCTTGAAGAGACCGCTATTAAAGGACTTCCagcatcaatagaaaatttggtcTCTTTGGAGGAAATAAATTTAGATAAATGCAAGAACCTG GTACCTCGTGATTTGGACATTTCTCTCATGGGAGGAGAGATGCCAGAGTGGGTCGTCCCTGTTGAAGAGGGCTTCGTATCTTTCAAGGCTTCAAAGGACTTATATGACAAGTTTCTTGGATTGGCTTTCTCTTTCGCTGTCCATGAACGGGAAGATAGGATGACCCCtgccaattttgagattttttcatatGTTGAGGGCGAAGGGCGGTATTTCCGAGGAGATCCGAGTTTTCATGTGGATGTTCCAGATTATGATTATACGTGGATTCAGTATTTCGTACCATCTGACCTGTGGGGTGTAGtcgattttggtcaaattgatggGAATTATGTACAATTCAGCCTTAGTGTGTCAACTACATATGTGAAAAAGTGGGGTCTCCGAATAATATGCAAACCACTAGAGGATGATTTAAAGGCCGCACTTCAAAACAATCAGCTAATGGATCCAGCTTTACTCCTCGAGGTTGTTCTCAAATCGATAGATTCGGAAGTCGAGAGCAAAGTTAGTTCGATCAAGATAGATCTATTGAAGGACATGGAAGATGGTCGAATGAGTTCTGAGGAACATAGTCGAATAGAatcaaagagaaatcaagagtTTATTCTCCCTCAAGGCAAGCGAATGAAGACTCTGTCAACTTCCAATTCGACGGATGGAGATGAGAAAGCTTTTGTTGACTGA